The genomic DNA CGTGCGGCACAGGCGTTCAGGGCCGATATGCCCGGGACGACCTCCACATCCAGGGGCGCGCCCGTGCTCCGTATGACCTCGTAGACCAGGCCCGCCATGCCGTAAATGCCGGCGTCCCCGCCGCTTATGAGAACGACCTCCTTTCCCGAGGCGGCCATCTCCACCGCCCGCTTAACTCTTTCCACCTCCTGGGTCATGGCCGAGGAGACCACCTCCTTGCCCTCCAAAAGGGGCTCCACCTGCTTGAGATAGGGCCGGTAGCCCACCACGGCCCGGGCCCGCCGGAGGGCGTGCAGGGCCCGCACGCTGAGATGCTCCAGCCCGCCCGGCCCCGTGCCCACGACCGTGAGCGTCCTCCCGGAGCAGTGCGCCAGGGCAAGGGTGAGGTTCCCATATTTTCTCTTCGGGACGAGAAGGCCGGGCTCGCGGCTTGCCAGAAGGGCCGCCGGCTCGGCCACTCCCTGCACGCCCAGGGCCTTCCGGGCATGGGCGGAGGGTGCGACGCCCCTGACGGAGTTCAACTCCCCGGTGGTGAACCCCCGCACCTCGACGCCCCTTTCCCGGGCGTACTGCCTCAAGCTCTCTTCCCGCTTTTTCTTCTCGTGGGTGGCAATGAGCCTGAGCGAAAGGGGAGAGTGGCCCTCGGCCTCAAACAGGGCGTCCACCGCTTTGGCTATCTCCTTTCGAGGGGTGCCGCTGTTGAGCCCCATGCCCAGCACCAGCCGCCGGGGCCTCAGAAAAAGGCCCTCCCCGGGAAGGGTCCTGGTGGTAATGAGGACGTCCGCCGCCCCGGGGGCGGCGGGCTCGTAGTCCGGGGGAAGCTCCAGGTCCTCCTCGCAATAGACGCGCAGGGATTTCCGCTCCACGTGCCTTCCCGAGACGCGGGGCAGGAGGGCGGGGTTTTCGATGAGGAGGCCCCGCTCCCCCGCGAAGACGTCCACGGGGGTGAGGCCGCTCACGTCGGTTGCCGTGGTGAGCACGGCCTCTCCGCCCAAAAGGGCGGCTATCTCCCCGGCCAAGCGGTTGGCCCCCGCCCCATGGCCCCCGAGGAGGCTCACCACGTGGCGGCCTTTCTCGTCCACCGCGAGCACTGCGGGGTCACGGGCCTTGCCCTCAAGGAGGGGGGCCACCGCACGGACGGCGATGCCCGTGGAGGTGAAAAATATACAGGCGCCCGCACCGCGCCAGTGGCGCCTCACCTCGCCCGGGCGGTAGCGCATCACCTCGGCCTCGTCGGAAGTCCCTGTGGTAGAGCCTCGATGTCTTGCCGGGTGCCTCCAGGGAGGCCCGGAGGGACTCTCCAACGTAGATGAGGGCCGTGCGGGTAATGCCCGCCTCTCTGACCTTCCCGGCGATGTCCTCCAGGGTGCCCCGGATGACCCTTTCCCCAGGCCAGGAGGCCCGCTCGATGACGGCGGCGGGCGTGCCCGCGGGGTAGCCCCCTTCGATGAGCTCCCCGGCCAGCTCCTCCATCATGCCCACGCTCAGGAAGACGACCATGGTGGCCCGGTGGGAGGCCAGAAGCTCTATGGCCTCCTTCTCCGGCACGGGCGTGCGCCCGGCTCGGCGGGTGACGATGACCGTCTGGCTTACCTCCGGCACGGTGAGCTCCTGCCCGAGGGCCGCCGCCCCGGCGGCCAGGGAGGAGACCCCGGGGACCACCTCCACCTCGATGCCGCGCTCCCCGAGGCGGTGGATCTGCTCCGTTATGGCGCTATAGAAGGAAACGTCCCCGGAATGTAGCCGCACCACGCGCTTTCCCTCCGAGGCCGCTTTCTCGAGAACTTCCACTATCTCGTCCAGGTCCATGCCCGCCGAGTCGTGGCACTCCGCCCGGAGGCCGTCGAGCAGAGCGGTGTTTATGAGGCTTCCGGCATAGAGGACCACCTGGGCCTCGTCCAGGAGCCTCCGCCCCCTCACGGTGATAAGCTCCGGGTCCCCCGGCCCCGCTCCCACGAAAAAGACCTTACCCATCGCGCCTCCCCCTGACGATAACCGTGGAAAAGTAATCTATCTCCTCGGGGCTTGTCTCGGCCAGCGGCTTGACCAGCTCCCCCTT from Nitrospirota bacterium includes the following:
- the cobJ gene encoding precorrin-3B C(17)-methyltransferase gives rise to the protein MRYRPGEVRRHWRGAGACIFFTSTGIAVRAVAPLLEGKARDPAVLAVDEKGRHVVSLLGGHGAGANRLAGEIAALLGGEAVLTTATDVSGLTPVDVFAGERGLLIENPALLPRVSGRHVERKSLRVYCEEDLELPPDYEPAAPGAADVLITTRTLPGEGLFLRPRRLVLGMGLNSGTPRKEIAKAVDALFEAEGHSPLSLRLIATHEKKKREESLRQYARERGVEVRGFTTGELNSVRGVAPSAHARKALGVQGVAEPAALLASREPGLLVPKRKYGNLTLALAHCSGRTLTVVGTGPGGLEHLSVRALHALRRARAVVGYRPYLKQVEPLLEGKEVVSSAMTQEVERVKRAVEMAASGKEVVLISGGDAGIYGMAGLVYEVIRSTGAPLDVEVVPGISALNACAARLGAPLMHDFCAISLSDRLTPWQLIEERLDAAGRADFVVVLYNPRSRGRKTHIERAQEILLRHKPPETPVGIVRAATREDEESVLSTLGEMLEHPLDMQCTVVVGNSMSFRWQDRMVTPRGYGHRYAF
- the cobM gene encoding precorrin-4 C(11)-methyltransferase, which gives rise to MGKVFFVGAGPGDPELITVRGRRLLDEAQVVLYAGSLINTALLDGLRAECHDSAGMDLDEIVEVLEKAASEGKRVVRLHSGDVSFYSAITEQIHRLGERGIEVEVVPGVSSLAAGAAALGQELTVPEVSQTVIVTRRAGRTPVPEKEAIELLASHRATMVVFLSVGMMEELAGELIEGGYPAGTPAAVIERASWPGERVIRGTLEDIAGKVREAGITRTALIYVGESLRASLEAPGKTSRLYHRDFRRGRGDALPPGRGEAPLARCGRLYIFHLHGHRRPCGGPPP